From the genome of Ctenopharyngodon idella isolate HZGC_01 chromosome 23, HZGC01, whole genome shotgun sequence, one region includes:
- the arf2b gene encoding ADP-ribosylation factor 2b → MGNVFANLFKGLFGKKEMRILMVGLDAAGKTTILYKLKLGEIVTTIPTIGFNVETVEYKNISFTVWDVGGQDKIRPLWRHYFQNTQGLIFVVDSNDRERVNEAREELTRMLAEDELRDAVLLVFANKQDLPNAMNAAEITDKLGLHALRHRNWYIQATCATSGDGLYEGLDWLSNQLKNQK, encoded by the exons ATGGGGAATGTCTTTGCAAACCTGTTTAAGGGTTTATTCGGGAAGAAGGAGATGAGAATTCTCATGGTCGGTCTTGATGCCGCCGGTAAAACCACCATCCTGTACAAACTCAAGCTGGGAGAAATAGTTACCACCATTCCCACTATCG GTTTTAATGTAGAAACGGTAGAGTATAAGAATATCAGTTTCACAGTTTGGGATGTTGGTGGTCAAGACAAAATCAGGCCGCTTTGGAGGCACTACTTCCAGAACACTCAAG GTCTGATCTTCGTAGTTGATAGTAATGACAGGGAACGAGTTAATGAAGCCAGGGAGGAGTTGACAAGAATGTTAGCAGAAGACGAGCTGCGTGACGCAGTCCTTCTCGTTTTTGCAAACAAACAG GATCTTCCCAATGCCATGAACGCAGCTGAGATTACAGATAAACTGGGCCTTCACGCCCTCCGTCATCGTAACTGGTACATCCAGGCCACCTGCGCTACCAGCGGAGACGGGCTCTACGAGGGGCTGGACTGGCTCTCCAATCAGTTGAAAAATCAGAAATGA